The segment ACTTCTCAAAGTAGCCGTAATGATGTTATAGGGTCAGATTGTACTCGACTTGGAGAAACTTGTACTGGTACAGTATCGATGACACGATAAAAAAATGAAACTAAAAACCCTTTCAATTTGAAAGGGTTTTTTTTTATCTCAATTCTGCACCAAGCTGTTTCTGTTTGCTTCTATACCATTATTCAAACACTAAAAATAAGAACTATTCGATGAATGTATTAATATACTGGTTATTAGGTATTGTGAAACACTAAATTTATTTTTAGTTTTAGACTTTAATTAACCAACAACTTAATCATGAAGAGTTTTTTCCGTTTCTATTTATTATTTAGTTTAATTACAGTTGCATTTTCTTGTTCTGAGGATGATAGTGGCGATTCACAATCCACCGACCCTATTAATATCCAATTTATTAGATTTGGAGATAATCTTGTGCCAAGTTCAGTGGTTCCTAGAACAACGTATTGGGATACAGATAGTAATCGTCAAGTTACCTCTTATTTAAATACTGATATCAGTGGAAATATATTTAAGTTATCAAAACTAGTAGGAGATGATGGATCCGGTTTATCTAATGTGATTTCATTTGATCAAAATGGAATAATTAATTCCGTGTATCAACAAGACCCTATAACTGGAGTAATATCCAATAAAGTTTTTGTTTTAGAAGATGAAGCTACTGGCAATGTGTATTTTGGAAATGAAGACGGAGTTCAAGAAATTGCAAGTGGAACATCGTTAAGCGATTTTGGTAATTTTTTGAATTCTGATGATGATTTGTTAGCGTCAGATGCTCTTAATACAAGTAAAAATATCATTGAAAAACTTCTTTTTTATGGCAATGATACCAGCACAAATAGATCAAGTTTAAATTTTGGGGCTCTTTTTATTGGTGCAGTTGCTATAATTGCTATCATGGCGTTAGCAGGATCAGCAACTATAACAACTACTGTTGGAGAGCAGATTAATTCTGGAGGAAATTTTTCTGAATGTCAATGGACTAACTCATGTGAATCTGAAAGACGAGCAAACAACGAAGAAAATTTTTGTTCGATTCCTTATACAGATTTTATTTGTTCTGAAGTAGTCGATGTTACCGAAAGCCCATGCGAAGATTCTAACTTAGAAGTCATCATTGGCGTAGATCCAGGTAATTTATTAGTGGCGATTGTGAATGGAGATTCACTTGATTATGATTTTTATTGGTCTACAGGAGAAACAGATACGGGCTCATGTTGTGACGATATTACGGTTACTGAAGATGGGACTTATTACGTCATCGCAATAGATGATAATGGTTGTGTAGCTTTTGCTTCTGCGACTGTATCTAATGATGAAATAGATCCAAGTTTAATTATTGGCACATGGAAGTTAACCGAGCAAACTGAAAATGGAGTTAGTACTTTTGATATAAATCAATGTGATAATCTGGTAACGGAAATTTATAATGGTACACAATTAAGTTCTACAGTATATTATGATTCAACTTCAGAAACAGAAGCGAATGACTGTCTTGCAACAGAAACCATAACCAGTGATTACACAATTGAAGATGGTAATTTCTTATATGATACTTATGAAGGGGATACAGATATTTCAGAAATCTTACTGCTAAATGATACGACTTTAGTATTAGAATCAGTAGATGGTCCTTTTACTTATGTCGAGACTTATGCAAGACAATAATATATGATAAAAAAAACCTTTCAATTTGAAAGGGGTTTTTTTATCTCAATTCTGCACCAAGCTGTTTTTCAAAATTAGCTTGAAGCTTATTCATGATTTTATCAATTTGTTTATCAGTCAGTGTTTTGTGTTCATCTTGAAGCGTAAAACTTACCGCATAACTTTTTTTGCCTTTTGGAAGGTTCTTACCTTGATACACATCAAACAAATCGACGTCTTTCAATAATTGCTTTTCAGTTTGCATGGCAATTTTATCGATATCTTCAAAACGCACTTGATCGTCTATTAATAGGGCGAAATCACGACGTACTTCAGGGTATTTAGGAATGTCTTTAAATTTAATAGCGTTGTGTTTAGCCATTGAAATGACATTGTCCCAATCGAAATCCGCAAAAAGAACTTCATGAGAAATACCGAAGTGCTTTAATACCTTTTTATTAATGATACCAAAGTCTACCAACTTCGTTTTTCCTAGTGACAAGCTTATACCTTCACTAAAGACGTCATTTTTAATAGGCGACACTTTGTGTCTAGAAAGGCCCAAACGTTCTAAAATACTGCTTACGATTCCCTTTAAATAAAAGAAATCACTCTTTTGTAGTGGTGCATTCCAGCGTAAGGTACTTTTGTTTCCCGTTAAGAAAATAGACAGATGCTTGAATTCTTCACGAGCCTCATTATAATTGTGGTAGGTTTTTCCAAATTCAAAGAGTTTTAAATTATCTCGTTTTCTATTGATGTTGTAACTCACAGCTTCCAAACCAGAAAACAATAAACTTTGTCTCATGACGCTTAAATCATTGCTCAAAGGATTAAGCATTTCAACATTATGCTCGTCTTTAAGTTGAGCACTCAATGCAATGTACTTTGGTGTTGTTAACGAATTTGATAAAATTTCATAAAACCCTTGCGCTGCTAATTGATTGCCAATAATATTTCGAAGTTTATAGTCTTCAAATTTCGATGTATTAGAAATAGAGGCATTAAGCTTTTCTGTGGTTTTGATGTTATTATACCCATAGACACGCAATATTTCTTCAATGACATCAGCTTCACGTTGTACATCGTTCCTGTAAGATGGAACGGTAAGACCTAAACCAGTTTCTGTGACATTATTTACTTTGATGTCTAACGACGTTAAGATGCTTTTAATGGTTTCCTTAGGAATCTCCTCTCCAATTAATTTCTTGGCATTATCAAAGCTTAAACGCACTTGAAAATCTTCGATTTTCTTTGGATAGAAATCTAAAACATCACTCGATATTTCTCCGCCAGCAATATCTGCAATTAAAAGTGCTGCACGTTTTAAAGCGTAATCTGCAAGGTTAGGATCGATTCCGCGTTCAAAACGGAATGAAGCATCGGTATTCAAACCATGACGCTTGGCTGTTTTCCTAATGCTTACAGGATTGAAATAAGCACTTTCTAAAAAGATACTAGTGGTATTTTCGGTTACACCAGAATGTGCGCCACCAAAAACTCCAGCAATACACATAGGTTTTTCGGCATCGCAAATCATGAGATCTTCCGAACTTAGTTCGTGTTCAACATCGTCTAAAGTTGTGAATTTTGTGCCTTCTGGAAGTGTTTTTACAACGACTTTATTGCCAGAAATCTTTATTGCATCAAAGGCATGTAGAGGCTGTCCTAGTTCGTGTAAAACATAATTTGTGATATCTACGATATTGTTTTTTGGAGCTAATCCTATGGCTTTTAAACGATTTTGTAACCAGTTTGGAGAGTCTTCAACCTTAATACCTGTAATGGTCAGCCCACAATAACGAGGCGCAAGCGCATAGTCTTTCACATCGATATCAATCTTAAGAGTTCTACTGTCGACATGAAAAGAACTCACCGAAGGTGTTATAAGTTCGGTATTGATTTCTTTTTGTAATAATCCAGCTTTCAA is part of the Formosa sp. Hel1_31_208 genome and harbors:
- a CDS encoding lipocalin family protein, with the protein product MKSFFRFYLLFSLITVAFSCSEDDSGDSQSTDPINIQFIRFGDNLVPSSVVPRTTYWDTDSNRQVTSYLNTDISGNIFKLSKLVGDDGSGLSNVISFDQNGIINSVYQQDPITGVISNKVFVLEDEATGNVYFGNEDGVQEIASGTSLSDFGNFLNSDDDLLASDALNTSKNIIEKLLFYGNDTSTNRSSLNFGALFIGAVAIIAIMALAGSATITTTVGEQINSGGNFSECQWTNSCESERRANNEENFCSIPYTDFICSEVVDVTESPCEDSNLEVIIGVDPGNLLVAIVNGDSLDYDFYWSTGETDTGSCCDDITVTEDGTYYVIAIDDNGCVAFASATVSNDEIDPSLIIGTWKLTEQTENGVSTFDINQCDNLVTEIYNGTQLSSTVYYDSTSETEANDCLATETITSDYTIEDGNFLYDTYEGDTDISEILLLNDTTLVLESVDGPFTYVETYARQ
- the pheT gene encoding phenylalanine--tRNA ligase subunit beta, producing the protein MKISYNWLKQFLKTDWSAEETGELLTDLGLEIEGIDTYQSVKGGLEGIIVGEVLTCEQHPNADRLKITTVAIGNEAPLQIVCGAPNVAAGQKVPVATIGTTLYTETGEAWTIKKGKIRGEESHGMICAEDELGLGKSHDGIMVLDEKLKVGTLAANIFNIENDQVFEIGLTPNRADAMSHFGVARDLKAGLLQKEINTELITPSVSSFHVDSRTLKIDIDVKDYALAPRYCGLTITGIKVEDSPNWLQNRLKAIGLAPKNNIVDITNYVLHELGQPLHAFDAIKISGNKVVVKTLPEGTKFTTLDDVEHELSSEDLMICDAEKPMCIAGVFGGAHSGVTENTTSIFLESAYFNPVSIRKTAKRHGLNTDASFRFERGIDPNLADYALKRAALLIADIAGGEISSDVLDFYPKKIEDFQVRLSFDNAKKLIGEEIPKETIKSILTSLDIKVNNVTETGLGLTVPSYRNDVQREADVIEEILRVYGYNNIKTTEKLNASISNTSKFEDYKLRNIIGNQLAAQGFYEILSNSLTTPKYIALSAQLKDEHNVEMLNPLSNDLSVMRQSLLFSGLEAVSYNINRKRDNLKLFEFGKTYHNYNEAREEFKHLSIFLTGNKSTLRWNAPLQKSDFFYLKGIVSSILERLGLSRHKVSPIKNDVFSEGISLSLGKTKLVDFGIINKKVLKHFGISHEVLFADFDWDNVISMAKHNAIKFKDIPKYPEVRRDFALLIDDQVRFEDIDKIAMQTEKQLLKDVDLFDVYQGKNLPKGKKSYAVSFTLQDEHKTLTDKQIDKIMNKLQANFEKQLGAELR